The following proteins are co-located in the Vigna unguiculata cultivar IT97K-499-35 chromosome 9, ASM411807v1, whole genome shotgun sequence genome:
- the LOC114163097 gene encoding inositol-tetrakisphosphate 1-kinase 3-like isoform X2: protein MNKGILFVAIDHNRPLSDQGPFDIVLHKLSGKEWRQVLEDYRQSHPEVTVLDPPDAIQHLRSRQYMLQAVADMNLCDSYGIVDVPRQLVIKREACAIPELVNQAGLTLPLVAKPLVADGSAKSHELSLAYEKFSLQKLEPPLVLQEFVNHGGVLFKVYIVGDAIKVVRRFSLPDVSKWELSKDAGIYNFPRVSCAAASADDADLDPTVAELPPRPLLEKLAKELRWRLGLRLFNLDIIREYGTRDHFYVIDINYFPGYGKMPEYEHIFTDFLLSLGQGKYKKKSG, encoded by the exons GAACAAGGGAATACTATTCGTGGCTATTGACCATAATAGGCCACTTTCAGATCAAGGCCCTTTTGATATTGTCTTGCATAAG TTATCAGGGAAAGAGTGGCGCCAGGTTCTTGAG GATTATAGGCAGTCACATCCTGAGGTTACAGTTTTGGATCCTCCAGACGCCATACAACATTTACGCAGCCGTCAGTATATGCTTCAGGCTGTAGCAGATATGAACCTTTGTGATTcatatg GCATTGTGGACGTTCCTCGGCAATTAGTTATCAAGAGAGAGGCATGCGCTATTCCAGAGTTGGTCAACCAAGCTGGCTTGACTTTACCCCTTG TTGCAAAGCCACTAGTTGCCGATGGAAGTGCAAAGTCACATGAATTATCCCTTGCTTATGAGAAGTTTTCCCTTCAAAAACTTGAACCTCCTCTTGTTCTTCAGGAATTTGTCAATCATG GGGGTGTTCTCTTCAAGGTTTATATAGTTGGTGATGCTATAAAGGTAGTAAGGCGGTTTTCATTACCTGATGTTAGCAAGTGGGAACTCTCCAAAGATGCTGGGATATATAATTTTCCAAGGGTTTCGTGTGCTGCAGCTTCTGCAGATGATGCAGATCTGGATCCTACTGTTGCTG AGCTTCCTCCAAGGCCATTACTAGAGAAACTAGCTAAGGAACTTCGATGGCGATTG GGTCTTCGTCTATTCAACCTGGATATTATCCGTGAATATGGAACAAGAGACCACTTTTACGTCATTGACATAAATTACTTCCCTG GATATGGCAAAATGCCTGAGTATGAACACATATTTACTGATTTCCTGTTGAGCCTGGGGCAGGGGAAGTACAAGAAAAAATCAGGCTAA
- the LOC114163097 gene encoding inositol-tetrakisphosphate 1-kinase 3-like isoform X3, translated as MKHEPVVEVEASRFLQVRVSLLSWTSSCFCQDYRQSHPEVTVLDPPDAIQHLRSRQYMLQAVADMNLCDSYGIVDVPRQLVIKREACAIPELVNQAGLTLPLVAKPLVADGSAKSHELSLAYEKFSLQKLEPPLVLQEFVNHGGVLFKVYIVGDAIKVVRRFSLPDVSKWELSKDAGIYNFPRVSCAAASADDADLDPTVAELPPRPLLEKLAKELRWRLGLRLFNLDIIREYGTRDHFYVIDINYFPGYGKMPEYEHIFTDFLLSLGQGKYKKKSG; from the exons ATGAAACATGAACCAGTAGTTGAGGTCGAGGCCTCAAGGTTCCTGCAAGTGAGGGTGTCGCTACTTTCATGGACATCTAGCTGTTTTTGTCAG GATTATAGGCAGTCACATCCTGAGGTTACAGTTTTGGATCCTCCAGACGCCATACAACATTTACGCAGCCGTCAGTATATGCTTCAGGCTGTAGCAGATATGAACCTTTGTGATTcatatg GCATTGTGGACGTTCCTCGGCAATTAGTTATCAAGAGAGAGGCATGCGCTATTCCAGAGTTGGTCAACCAAGCTGGCTTGACTTTACCCCTTG TTGCAAAGCCACTAGTTGCCGATGGAAGTGCAAAGTCACATGAATTATCCCTTGCTTATGAGAAGTTTTCCCTTCAAAAACTTGAACCTCCTCTTGTTCTTCAGGAATTTGTCAATCATG GGGGTGTTCTCTTCAAGGTTTATATAGTTGGTGATGCTATAAAGGTAGTAAGGCGGTTTTCATTACCTGATGTTAGCAAGTGGGAACTCTCCAAAGATGCTGGGATATATAATTTTCCAAGGGTTTCGTGTGCTGCAGCTTCTGCAGATGATGCAGATCTGGATCCTACTGTTGCTG AGCTTCCTCCAAGGCCATTACTAGAGAAACTAGCTAAGGAACTTCGATGGCGATTG GGTCTTCGTCTATTCAACCTGGATATTATCCGTGAATATGGAACAAGAGACCACTTTTACGTCATTGACATAAATTACTTCCCTG GATATGGCAAAATGCCTGAGTATGAACACATATTTACTGATTTCCTGTTGAGCCTGGGGCAGGGGAAGTACAAGAAAAAATCAGGCTAA